A DNA window from Gillisia sp. Hel1_33_143 contains the following coding sequences:
- the glmM gene encoding phosphoglucosamine mutase: MSLIKSISGIRGTIGGKPSENLTPIDAVKFAAAYGSWLKTEHPNQKLKVVVGRDARISGSMIQQLVMNTLIGLGINVIDLGLSTTPTVEIAVPLEKANGGIILTASHNPKQWNALKLLNNKGEFLSGDDGAKILEIADNEGFDFADVDDLGEVTVIEDYIDRHIDQVLDLKLVNADAVAKANLKVVVDAVNSTGGIAIPALLRKMGVEVVELYCEPNGHFPHNPEPLKEHLGDISKLVVKEKADLGVVVDPDVDRLAFIDEKGEMFGEEYTLVACADYVLSKTPGATVSNLSSSRALRDQTEKHGQKYNASAVGEVNVVQLMKDTNAIIGGEGNGGIIYPESHYGRDSLVGVALFLTYFAEKKTTMSALKESYPVYFMSKNKIELTPGIDVDAILETVKNNHNSEEISTVDGVKIDFSENWVHLRKSNTEPIIRIYTEAKSQQKADDLAQEMIEEIKAIIA, from the coding sequence ATGAGTTTAATAAAATCAATATCAGGAATTCGTGGAACTATTGGAGGAAAGCCTTCAGAAAATCTAACTCCTATAGATGCTGTGAAATTTGCGGCGGCGTATGGAAGTTGGTTAAAAACAGAACATCCTAATCAGAAACTTAAGGTGGTAGTTGGTAGAGATGCAAGAATTTCAGGTTCTATGATCCAACAGTTGGTGATGAATACTTTAATAGGTCTTGGTATTAATGTAATAGATCTAGGACTTTCTACAACTCCTACAGTAGAAATTGCAGTCCCTTTAGAGAAGGCTAACGGAGGAATAATTTTAACAGCAAGTCACAATCCGAAACAATGGAATGCTTTAAAATTACTTAATAATAAAGGAGAGTTTTTAAGTGGAGATGATGGTGCTAAGATCTTAGAAATTGCAGACAACGAAGGTTTTGATTTTGCAGATGTGGATGATCTTGGTGAAGTTACCGTTATTGAAGATTACATAGATAGGCATATAGATCAAGTTCTTGATCTAAAATTAGTAAATGCAGATGCTGTTGCCAAAGCAAATTTAAAAGTTGTTGTAGATGCAGTTAATTCTACCGGTGGTATAGCAATACCAGCATTGTTGAGAAAAATGGGAGTTGAAGTTGTAGAGCTATATTGTGAGCCTAATGGTCATTTCCCTCATAATCCTGAACCGCTTAAAGAACATTTAGGAGATATTAGTAAACTGGTAGTAAAAGAAAAAGCAGATCTAGGTGTGGTGGTAGATCCAGATGTAGATAGACTTGCTTTTATAGATGAAAAAGGGGAGATGTTTGGTGAAGAATACACTTTAGTTGCTTGTGCAGATTATGTACTTAGCAAAACTCCTGGAGCTACAGTTAGTAATCTATCGTCTTCCAGAGCTTTAAGAGATCAAACTGAAAAACATGGACAAAAATATAATGCAAGTGCTGTTGGTGAGGTGAACGTTGTTCAACTTATGAAAGATACAAATGCTATTATTGGAGGAGAAGGTAATGGGGGTATTATTTATCCAGAATCTCATTACGGACGAGATAGTCTTGTGGGAGTAGCATTGTTTCTAACTTATTTTGCTGAGAAAAAAACTACCATGTCTGCTTTAAAAGAATCATATCCGGTTTATTTTATGAGTAAGAATAAAATTGAATTGACTCCAGGAATAGATGTAGATGCTATTTTAGAAACCGTAAAGAACAATCATAATTCAGAAGAGATCTCTACAGTAGATGGGGTGAAAATTGATTTTTCAGAAAATTGGGTTCATTTGAGAAAATCGAATACAGAACCAATTATTAGAATTTATACAGAAGCAAAAAGTCAGCAAAAAGCAGATGATCTTGCTCAAGAAATGATTGAAGAGATCAAGGCTATTATTGCCTAG
- a CDS encoding SIMPL domain-containing protein, whose protein sequence is MKSILILFAAISTFALQAQQMPSPPMVMVTGEGSVMVTPDQVTIKSRIEHTGDDAQLVKKQNDEVVDKVIKYLKSEGVKEKNIQTDYVNLNKNYNYDSKTYSYVANQAISIKLDDLKNYEKIMSGLLKAGLNRIDGVQFKSSEMEKYEAEARKLAVLDAKTKAEEYVKPLGQTIGKAISISEIETNNFPPMYRANEMMKASADGAQQETIAPGELEVTAKVNVGFQLN, encoded by the coding sequence ATGAAATCAATTTTAATTTTATTTGCAGCAATTAGCACGTTCGCATTGCAAGCTCAACAAATGCCAAGTCCCCCTATGGTAATGGTTACGGGAGAAGGATCTGTTATGGTTACTCCAGACCAGGTCACCATTAAATCTCGTATCGAGCATACAGGAGATGATGCACAACTGGTGAAGAAGCAAAATGATGAAGTGGTAGATAAGGTTATTAAATATCTAAAGTCTGAAGGAGTGAAAGAAAAGAACATTCAAACAGATTATGTGAATTTAAATAAGAATTACAATTATGATAGTAAGACGTATAGTTATGTTGCTAATCAGGCAATATCTATAAAGTTGGATGATCTGAAGAATTATGAAAAAATAATGAGCGGTCTGCTTAAAGCGGGCTTAAATAGAATCGATGGTGTGCAGTTCAAATCCTCAGAAATGGAGAAATATGAAGCTGAAGCTAGAAAATTAGCGGTATTAGATGCTAAAACGAAAGCTGAAGAATATGTAAAACCATTAGGGCAAACTATTGGGAAAGCTATTTCTATTAGTGAGATAGAAACTAATAATTTTCCCCCTATGTATAGAGCAAATGAAATGATGAAGGCAAGTGCAGATGGTGCTCAACAAGAAACTATCGCTCCAGGGGAGTTAGAAGTTACTGCTAAAGTAAATGTTGGGTTTCAACTAAACTAA
- a CDS encoding rhomboid family intramembrane serine protease → MGDLSIVTIVIIAANVLISFKGFNDSIFFEKYKFNIADINRGAKYQIFTSGFLHVDTSHLFVNMLTLYFFANVVQFWLGPIGFLLVYLVSLIFGNLLSYFFHKNEPEYTAVGASGAVMGVLYSAILLRPDMMLGLFFIIPIPAYIFGIGYLLYTLYGMKKRLGNIGHDAHFGGAIGGYVITLILAPYVIEQHLLMVFLLAIPIVVLFILQKLGKI, encoded by the coding sequence ATGGGAGATTTAAGTATAGTAACTATTGTAATAATAGCAGCAAACGTGCTTATATCATTTAAGGGTTTTAACGATTCTATCTTTTTTGAAAAGTATAAATTCAATATTGCAGATATTAATAGGGGTGCTAAATATCAAATCTTTACTTCAGGATTTTTGCATGTAGATACTTCACACTTATTCGTGAACATGCTAACGCTGTATTTCTTCGCCAACGTAGTTCAATTTTGGCTGGGACCAATTGGCTTTTTACTAGTCTACCTAGTGAGTTTGATCTTTGGAAACCTGCTAAGTTATTTCTTTCATAAGAATGAACCGGAGTATACTGCCGTAGGTGCTAGTGGTGCAGTTATGGGAGTGTTGTACTCTGCAATTTTATTGAGGCCGGATATGATGTTAGGACTGTTCTTTATTATACCAATCCCGGCTTACATCTTTGGAATTGGTTATTTGTTGTACACCCTTTATGGAATGAAGAAAAGATTAGGGAATATAGGTCATGATGCCCATTTTGGTGGTGCAATTGGCGGATATGTTATCACTTTAATTTTGGCACCTTATGTAATAGAGCAGCATCTATTGATGGTTTTTCTACTAGCAATTCCTATTGTAGTGTTATTTATTTTACAAAAATTAGGAAAGATCTAA
- a CDS encoding Pycsar system effector family protein codes for MTDLIKNAEKFTFELFKENLPNTFIYHNYNHTQRVAKSTKELIENSEINVKEAEALMLAAWLHDTGYTVTYEGHEMESIKIAEDFLKEHNADTELIKMVVSCIEATQMNYTPKTEIQEIIRDADSSHFAKEYFGETSELLRQELKLLNIDNFSEKEWRQENIKVFTEKHKYYTNYALRKWQPEKESNLLEILEAQNKQHKKNKKEDTKAKLKAEYKNNNPERSIQSLFRITLRNHIKLSDIADTKANILLSVNAIIISLALSNLIPKLDAVSNRHLLIPTLVLVVFSVASIILSIMSTRPNVTTGEFTREQVETRKINLLFFGNFHKMPFDQFKWGLNEIIKDKDYVYESLMLDLHLLGKVLHRKYMLLRLTYTVFMVGMICSVISFVIAFYLLK; via the coding sequence ATGACAGATTTAATTAAAAATGCCGAGAAATTTACCTTTGAATTATTCAAAGAAAATTTACCAAACACCTTTATATATCACAACTACAACCACACGCAGCGAGTGGCTAAAAGTACTAAAGAATTAATTGAGAATTCTGAAATTAATGTTAAAGAGGCAGAAGCGCTAATGCTTGCTGCTTGGCTTCATGACACCGGATATACTGTAACCTATGAAGGTCATGAAATGGAGAGCATTAAGATTGCTGAAGACTTTTTAAAAGAACATAATGCAGATACGGAATTAATCAAAATGGTAGTTAGCTGCATAGAAGCAACTCAGATGAATTATACTCCTAAAACAGAGATTCAGGAGATCATTAGAGATGCCGACTCTTCACATTTTGCTAAAGAATATTTTGGAGAGACTAGCGAACTTCTAAGACAAGAACTTAAGCTTTTGAACATTGATAATTTTTCTGAAAAAGAATGGAGACAGGAAAATATAAAAGTATTTACTGAAAAACATAAGTACTATACCAACTATGCTCTTAGGAAATGGCAACCTGAAAAAGAAAGCAACTTGTTAGAAATTTTAGAAGCTCAAAATAAACAACATAAAAAAAATAAGAAAGAAGATACAAAAGCAAAGCTAAAGGCCGAGTATAAGAATAATAATCCTGAGCGTAGTATACAGAGTTTATTTAGAATTACACTTAGAAACCATATTAAACTAAGTGATATTGCAGATACTAAAGCAAACATTTTGCTTTCTGTAAACGCCATTATCATCTCATTGGCACTTTCTAATCTCATTCCCAAATTAGATGCTGTATCCAATAGACACTTATTAATTCCCACTTTGGTTCTTGTAGTTTTTAGTGTGGCATCTATAATCCTGTCAATTATGTCTACAAGGCCTAATGTAACTACCGGAGAATTTACACGAGAACAGGTAGAAACAAGAAAAATCAACCTCTTATTCTTCGGAAATTTTCACAAAATGCCATTTGATCAATTTAAATGGGGCCTTAACGAGATCATAAAAGATAAAGATTATGTATATGAATCTTTAATGTTAGACTTACACCTTTTAGGTAAGGTTTTACATAGAAAATATATGCTACTAAGACTTACCTATACGGTATTTATGGTGGGTATGATATGTTCTGTAATTAGCTTTGTAATTGCTTTTTATTTACTTAAATAA
- a CDS encoding GAF domain-containing protein, producing the protein MKNQIQDFPLDIKISFHKIIDQYKDLIHNEHSSIAKSYMEDVLDYVSSFPKLVEGLDDPEDLNKYKDAIRILLDDLFPNILTNNEIKAASLPFHNIVFNSTKRLKGILANAGEDFELSIRNLDEDMFYVYGCILILNHHYGYTIDFSRPLYYDIPDANGILKHYKIALNADFIDITPTETAIDITEEDVDLLIQNIDDIDLWRKMFPPLSWIFRGFTITNLIDVTVDDAISELKTTLLHPETSDQEELLKFKEIFQSIYKVSDLRVGFTVFNKREMVFERMNTKNAHSFILHDKLVNDCTTGICSTSFQRLIEDQTYFTIANIDEYSKLNDNNLLVQNLKANDVKSCILAPIANDKELLGILELVSYRKNELNSINAIKLDDVLPYIVTAVERNRNEFENRIKAVIQSECTSIHPSVLWIFEKEAKHFINDLDEDGLASFKDIAFKDIYPLYGQIDIVGSSEARNVAIQKDLLHQLELIDTIINKAYEIEELPIYDQVRFRIKEFEDDLHENLNASSEQKVFNLLQREVNPLMEHLTNQSEELTALVDEYQDQLNPETGVVYNHRKKYDETVQRINRTMARFLDKSQIEAQKIYPHYFERYKTDGVDHNMYIGPSLAFNKPYNKVYLYNLRLWQLSTMVEMENRFYQLQKSTPMKLEAASMILVFNSTLSIRYRMDEKKFDVDGTYNARYEIIKKRIDKAYIKNTEERITQKGKIAIIYSQSSDEREYLRYIKYLQTKDYLGDNVELLELEDVQGVIGLKAIRVNILYHPDETSTDKSITYEDLVDYLSK; encoded by the coding sequence ATGAAGAATCAGATACAGGACTTTCCTTTAGATATTAAAATTAGTTTCCATAAAATTATAGATCAATACAAGGATTTGATCCATAATGAGCATAGCAGTATCGCTAAAAGCTATATGGAAGATGTTTTGGATTATGTATCTTCTTTTCCCAAGCTTGTGGAAGGGTTGGATGATCCTGAAGATCTGAATAAATATAAGGATGCTATTAGAATTTTATTGGACGATCTTTTTCCAAATATTCTTACTAATAATGAGATTAAGGCGGCTTCTCTACCTTTCCATAACATCGTTTTTAATTCTACAAAAAGATTAAAAGGGATTCTTGCAAATGCGGGAGAAGATTTTGAACTTTCTATCAGAAATTTAGACGAAGATATGTTCTATGTATATGGATGTATCCTAATTCTAAATCATCATTATGGCTACACCATAGATTTTTCACGCCCTTTGTATTATGATATTCCTGATGCTAACGGAATTCTGAAGCATTATAAGATCGCCTTAAATGCAGATTTTATAGATATTACCCCTACAGAAACAGCTATAGATATTACAGAAGAAGATGTAGATCTTTTAATACAGAATATAGATGATATTGATCTGTGGCGAAAAATGTTCCCACCACTAAGCTGGATATTTAGAGGATTTACAATTACAAATCTAATAGATGTTACGGTAGATGACGCAATTTCAGAACTTAAAACCACACTTTTACATCCTGAAACTTCAGACCAAGAAGAATTATTAAAATTCAAAGAGATCTTTCAATCTATCTATAAAGTTTCAGATCTAAGGGTAGGCTTTACTGTTTTCAATAAAAGAGAGATGGTATTTGAGCGTATGAATACCAAAAATGCTCACAGTTTTATTTTGCATGATAAGTTGGTGAACGATTGCACTACTGGAATCTGCTCTACATCATTTCAAAGGTTAATTGAAGATCAGACCTATTTTACCATTGCTAATATTGATGAATATTCAAAGCTAAATGATAATAATCTACTCGTTCAAAATTTAAAGGCTAATGATGTAAAGAGTTGTATTCTTGCTCCAATTGCCAATGACAAAGAATTGTTAGGGATTCTTGAACTGGTATCATATCGAAAAAATGAACTTAATAGTATAAATGCCATTAAATTGGATGATGTCTTGCCGTACATTGTTACTGCGGTAGAAAGAAATAGGAATGAGTTCGAAAATAGAATAAAAGCGGTCATTCAAAGTGAGTGTACTTCTATTCATCCTAGTGTACTCTGGATATTCGAAAAAGAAGCCAAACATTTTATTAATGATCTAGATGAAGATGGTCTTGCCTCTTTCAAAGATATCGCCTTTAAAGATATATATCCTCTTTACGGACAAATTGATATTGTAGGCTCTTCTGAAGCGCGAAATGTAGCTATTCAGAAAGACCTTTTACATCAACTAGAGCTTATAGATACCATTATAAACAAGGCCTACGAAATTGAAGAATTACCAATTTACGATCAGGTGAGATTTAGAATTAAGGAGTTTGAAGATGATCTTCATGAAAATTTAAATGCTTCTAGTGAGCAAAAAGTTTTCAATTTATTACAAAGAGAGGTTAATCCTCTTATGGAGCATCTAACTAATCAATCTGAAGAATTAACAGCATTGGTAGATGAGTATCAAGATCAACTTAATCCGGAAACTGGAGTAGTTTACAATCATCGTAAAAAATATGATGAAACGGTACAACGCATTAATAGAACGATGGCTCGTTTTCTAGATAAGAGTCAGATAGAAGCTCAAAAGATCTATCCACACTATTTTGAGAGATATAAAACAGATGGAGTAGATCATAACATGTATATAGGACCTTCTTTGGCTTTTAATAAGCCCTACAACAAGGTTTATCTATATAATTTACGATTGTGGCAATTGAGTACTATGGTAGAAATGGAGAATAGATTCTATCAACTACAAAAAAGTACTCCTATGAAATTGGAGGCGGCTTCTATGATCTTAGTTTTTAATAGCACCTTGTCTATTAGGTATAGAATGGATGAAAAGAAATTTGATGTAGATGGTACTTATAATGCCAGGTACGAAATTATTAAAAAGCGAATTGACAAAGCTTACATTAAGAATACCGAAGAGCGTATTACACAGAAAGGTAAAATTGCTATAATTTATTCTCAAAGTAGCGATGAAAGAGAATATTTAAGATATATAAAGTATTTACAGACTAAGGATTATCTGGGTGATAATGTAGAGTTGCTAGAACTGGAAGATGTGCAAGGAGTAATTGGATTAAAGGCTATCAGGGTAAATATTTTATATCACCCTGATGAAACCTCTACAGATAAGTCTATAACTTATGAAGATCTTGTTGATTATTTAAGTAAATAA
- a CDS encoding lysophospholipid acyltransferase family protein: MQGLVFWLVYPFLWLISIAPFWLFYKISDLIYFLVYHIIGYRSKTVSENLRLVFPEKSESEIKEIKKKFYRHMCDMFLEMIKSISISNKQLKSRFTFTNIEEIEKILKTNKSIVLICGHYASYEWVNALQLYGLDYKGYGVYKKIKNKYFDKMVKDIRGRFDGELITTIQATRTIEQNQEKGRLGVYAMIADQSPKISRAKYWTEFLGYQVPVFIGTEKLAKTTDMVVLYLHVVKLKRGFYEATFKPITYEPREEPDYMITNAFLTELEKQIRNEPEYYLWTHKRWKHRNTPIPNKAIIFKRD; this comes from the coding sequence ATGCAAGGTTTAGTTTTCTGGCTGGTTTATCCTTTTTTATGGCTAATTTCTATTGCACCGTTCTGGCTATTCTATAAGATCTCAGATCTTATTTACTTTCTCGTGTATCACATTATTGGTTACAGATCTAAAACTGTAAGTGAGAATTTACGTCTTGTTTTTCCTGAAAAATCTGAATCTGAGATAAAGGAGATAAAAAAGAAATTCTACCGTCATATGTGCGATATGTTTCTGGAAATGATAAAGAGCATCTCTATCTCTAATAAGCAACTAAAATCTCGCTTTACCTTTACAAATATAGAGGAGATTGAAAAGATCCTAAAAACTAATAAAAGCATTGTTCTTATCTGTGGACATTATGCCAGTTATGAATGGGTAAATGCATTACAATTATATGGTCTTGATTATAAAGGCTATGGAGTATATAAGAAGATAAAGAATAAATATTTTGACAAAATGGTGAAGGATATTCGCGGAAGATTTGATGGCGAACTTATTACTACCATTCAAGCAACACGCACCATAGAACAAAATCAAGAAAAAGGAAGATTAGGTGTGTATGCGATGATTGCAGATCAATCTCCTAAAATTTCCAGAGCTAAGTACTGGACAGAATTCTTAGGTTACCAGGTTCCTGTATTTATTGGAACAGAAAAGTTAGCCAAAACTACAGATATGGTGGTACTTTATTTACATGTTGTAAAATTGAAAAGAGGCTTTTATGAGGCTACCTTTAAGCCTATCACTTATGAACCGCGGGAAGAGCCAGATTATATGATTACCAATGCTTTCTTAACAGAATTGGAAAAACAGATTAGAAATGAACCGGAATATTATTTATGGACTCATAAGAGATGGAAGCATAGAAATACTCCCATCCCAAATAAAGCCATAATTTTTAAAAGAGACTAA
- a CDS encoding ACP phosphodiesterase, translating into MNYLAHIYLSGEDDDLKIGNFIADSIKGKKYLTYPLEIQKGIVLHRAIDSFTDSHPVVKQSVHRLFPEYSHYSAVIIDILYDHYLAANWKDFSGIPLDVYVNNFYQLLTNRKSDLPKKVQNFLPYMIEDNWLLSYASIEGIGKILFQMNRRTENRSRMDLAVKELKLYYELFEIEFRTFFPELEQFAAQKIITL; encoded by the coding sequence ATGAACTATCTTGCACATATTTATCTTTCAGGAGAAGATGATGATTTGAAGATCGGCAATTTTATTGCAGACTCTATTAAAGGCAAAAAATATCTTACTTACCCGTTAGAAATTCAAAAAGGCATAGTTCTACACCGGGCTATAGATAGTTTTACAGATTCTCATCCTGTTGTAAAGCAAAGCGTTCATAGACTATTTCCAGAATACAGCCATTACAGCGCCGTAATTATAGACATTTTGTATGATCATTATCTTGCAGCCAATTGGAAAGATTTCTCTGGTATTCCTTTAGATGTTTATGTAAATAATTTTTATCAATTACTTACAAACAGAAAGTCTGATCTACCCAAAAAAGTTCAGAATTTTCTTCCATATATGATAGAGGATAATTGGCTATTAAGCTATGCCAGTATAGAAGGAATTGGAAAAATACTTTTCCAGATGAATAGAAGGACAGAAAATAGATCTAGAATGGATCTTGCTGTAAAAGAATTGAAACTTTATTATGAACTTTTTGAAATAGAGTTTAGAACATTCTTCCCAGAATTGGAACAATTTGCTGCCCA
- a CDS encoding TlpA disulfide reductase family protein, which yields MKQFLSLILLVSIIACNNEKKGYSITGDATNIEDGKMVYISELDSNLQPVKKDSAAIKDGNFTIDLPEVTQSNLSILNIEGINGNVIFISENETIDFKVYKDSLQTSEVTGGKENKLFFSYLDHLKELNKKVMNLRMKGREIMTTSRDTAKLADLGKEEGALKDNDMTFKKQLVQENPNMFVSVLVLTDMANLGAQVGEVNELYESLSNDVKNTPIAKSLKENLDKRNAVEVGSKAPDFTAPNPEGKEISLNESLGKVTLIDFWAAWCKPCRAENPNVVRIYEKYHDKGFNILGVSLDRENQKDKWIQAIADDKLTWNQVSNLKFWQDPIAQLYGVRAIPAQFILDENGVIVARNLRGDELEAKIKELLEK from the coding sequence ATGAAACAATTCTTATCGCTTATATTACTTGTAAGTATTATAGCATGTAATAATGAAAAAAAAGGGTATTCTATTACTGGAGATGCAACCAATATTGAAGATGGAAAAATGGTTTATATCTCTGAGCTAGATTCCAACCTTCAACCCGTTAAAAAAGATTCGGCTGCCATAAAAGATGGTAATTTTACCATAGACCTTCCTGAGGTTACCCAATCTAATCTTAGTATTTTAAATATTGAAGGTATCAATGGAAATGTGATCTTCATTTCTGAAAATGAAACCATCGATTTTAAAGTTTACAAAGACAGTCTTCAAACCTCTGAAGTTACCGGTGGTAAAGAAAATAAATTGTTCTTCTCTTATTTAGATCACTTAAAAGAACTTAATAAGAAAGTAATGAATTTAAGAATGAAGGGGCGTGAGATCATGACAACTTCTAGAGACACCGCAAAATTAGCAGATCTTGGTAAAGAAGAAGGTGCTCTAAAGGATAATGACATGACCTTTAAAAAGCAATTAGTACAAGAAAACCCAAACATGTTTGTTTCTGTTCTTGTGCTTACAGATATGGCTAATCTTGGAGCTCAAGTAGGGGAAGTAAATGAACTTTATGAGTCACTTTCTAACGACGTTAAGAATACTCCTATTGCCAAAAGCTTAAAAGAAAATTTAGATAAAAGAAATGCAGTAGAAGTTGGAAGCAAAGCTCCAGACTTTACAGCTCCCAACCCAGAAGGCAAAGAGATCTCTTTAAATGAATCTTTAGGTAAAGTAACACTTATAGATTTTTGGGCAGCATGGTGTAAGCCTTGTAGAGCAGAAAATCCAAATGTTGTACGTATCTATGAAAAATACCACGACAAAGGATTTAATATTTTAGGAGTTTCTTTAGATAGAGAAAATCAAAAAGACAAATGGATACAAGCTATAGCAGATGATAAATTAACATGGAACCAAGTATCAAATCTAAAGTTCTGGCAAGATCCTATTGCTCAACTTTACGGAGTGAGAGCTATTCCTGCTCAATTTATCTTAGATGAAAATGGAGTTATTGTAGCCCGAAACTTAAGAGGAGATGAGTTAGAAGCGAAAATTAAAGAGTTATTAGAAAAATAG